In the Hermetia illucens chromosome 1, iHerIll2.2.curated.20191125, whole genome shotgun sequence genome, tgacCGCCTCTTCATTGCTGATACATTGTTTCAGCACAGAGCCTACCATAAAGTcagggtttcaactgatcgacgccatatgaacaatcagatcgaccacttcgcgagtaggtttaggagttgttttctggaCATGCGTAGCAAGAGACCCActcacatcggcctcgaaaaagATCATCATTtggtggtcgcttacgttcgctcgAGTGTTGCGTCAGCCACTTCTTGAAGGCTGGGGGAGCTGCGGCCTGCTAGGTTCAACATAGACCGCTTGTACGACCTAActgtcgttcgacagtgggagagccatTTTGCAGATCGAAAGGAAAATCTGCTGAGTAATGCGCATGAGAATGTGGATGGACATTGGACTGCCATCGAAAATGTTCTTctttcgggtgctacacaggccgTCGAGCATATCCCAAAGGAACGTCGTCAACTGACTGCGGTGTCTTGGAAGTGGGTCGATAAACGGAAGGGCTTGAAGGCTCTGCTGACCACTTTGAGTGATGATGGACGTCGACTTTTCATCCACCCTGATGAATAACTGAAGAGGCAGAAAGAATACTTCACAATGGTTCATAACCGTATTACATTTGATTAGGTTCCTCCACTTATGGATGAAATGTTTAGTCACCgtaaaatcatttcggccatcaatgcactctaaCAGAGTGAAGCTACTActcctcgcagagttatttTTTCGCTGCACCTAGAGTTACTGCAAATTTCCTGCTTCCATTagtacgaaaatcttgggaattcgagaTCTTTCTCAGAGATTGTaggaaggggatgatcattaagaaTCCAAAAAAGGGAACATGTTTtgtgtgtgacaattggaggggtaacGGCATACTccctgccatcgcaaagataatagctcaaataatcctgaaacgcgtcaaagaacatctcgaaagcttgatcgactcATTTCCACTCCGaatcctcttgcattaacacAGATCATTTTgtaacagtgcgcggaatttagatcttcgttgcatctgctcttcatcgaatgGCTGAATGCTTTGGGTAGCATGAAAAGGCAGTGTATCTGAAGTGGTCTACACAAGtcggacattccggagaaactaatagctactatCAAAGCGATGgcaatatgatggcgcaaaatgtcatttgccgcaccgagataaaatctcggaagattttgaggtccaaagaggAGTCCGCCAAGGTTACATCCTgcaaccgatattatttcttcttgttatcggtgacgttcttcatgttgccttgtccggcggacgtggaggaattcaatgccgatgacatctttccttaaaaacctcgactacgctgatgacaaatgtttgctctctcatcgatctgattgggtcatggaccttggccaaatggctgtgggtttgaaaagagaggcaagtagagttgcatTGAAGATGAACGCCAACAGTCTaacgaagcgtggtttctgccgatggcgGCACCGAACTAAATGTTGCTCGACGCATGAATAACGCTAGATCCCCTTTCGCTGTTCAGTCTAAAATCGGGTaattcagttatctcaacactaaaatcaagttgaggttgttctgtgctagtattcttttTGGgtttctatatgggagtagtacatggaaagtgaactccattgttGCTCAATACATGTCTGGGTCGTATCATTGGAGTGCGCTGGACTGGCACTATTTCAAACGCAgagcttggtcggcgcacaggcttggcattCAAATGCGATGGGATcggaagatggaagtggcagtggataggttacactttaaggaggggcgacaattggatTGCTGGCGGGGGGAATCTGAAgcgcattttaggtaaccgcgaGTTATGGTGCTTAGGTGCGTCTGAATATTTATATCCCCCAAGTGGTGAAGGGCGACCATATAATAGGTTCAACTTAAACCATCCTAGCTTACGTGACCCTTgtggtatttttattttttattttatttgccgatatttaaatatatttcacGATTTTCTGGATGTACCAAATCACGAGGAGTGTAATATCGACAGTTTACATTCCTTCTTCTGATtgacttcctcctcctcctccttttctGGCTCCAGTCCATATCTTCGTCGATTTCAACCTATGATTCATCATGTTTTCCGGAGTGAAGTGCTCCCCTCGGGCATTGAAATAACACGTGTTCTGCATCTTCTGTGATGCTCAGACATATTGGACAATATGGCGACTCTTCATATCCGAATCGGTAGATGTATGCTCGATAACCTAACCTACTGCGCCCTGGAGCCACCTccgaatatcccatatgattctgttTATCCATCTGCCTTTCTCTGACTCGTTCCACCTCTCCTGCCACTCGGTGACAGTTTCACTCCGCGTGAGCTGCGGCGAAGGTTCTCCGGTGAGATGCGTTCGATCATAAAGGCGTTGTCTTTCCCTCGCGACAATGTCAATTGGAATGATCCCTGCTATCACGCAGGTTGCTTCGTCGGATATTGTTTgataggcgcaacatgttcggagtgaaGTTAAGTGATATGTAGCTCCCATTTTTCTTCTATCTACCTTCTTTTCCAGAGCATCTGCCAACACTGGGGCTACATATAGTAGGATCCAGTTGACTACCCTTGAAACAAGGAggcgacggctcggccttgagGCgcatatatttggtaacattgaCGCTAGCAGTGTTCCGGTGTTATATGCCTTAGTAGCTGCACCCTCTACATGAAATTTGAAACACAGACTGGGAATGTCTTACCTGTGTCCCAACTTCGATCTTCATAGACGTACTCTTCTTTTGCTTAGTTATAAAtaccacttccgtcttatgttccGGAAGCGATAGGCCTGCATTTTCCAAGCAGGACTTAAGGTCGTAAACTATTTCATTGGCATAAATCTCAACTTCTTCCAGGatgcgtgcaacaaccgtcagtCTAATGTCATCGGCAAAGCCGGTAAGGAGACCTAACGCCagcactccgttatacataattaaccacaagAGTGGTCCTAGGACGGCCCGTTTTGGAACTCTGCATGTTGTTTGGTATGATTTAACTCCTTCATCTGAATCGCAGCGCAGAAGCCTATTAAATTTAATTAGGGCCTCTAGCATTTTGTTCCATCTTGCGGTTCCTCAGATTTTTGTCTATCGTTTCATTGTTTTGAAGCATTTTTTTTATCCTTCTTATCTTATTATAATTCCCTTCTGGTGACTTCGATGCAATAACTTTGGTCGATTTATTGCTCACTTTCCATTGGTGAGAGATAGCAATTCAAGGCATCCCATTATACTCAAAATCCAAGATTAATTCTTCAAGGACTCTCCAAATCCATAGCCTCATCAAGAGAAATTTGATCTTTCATCAAACATCCCGAAGAAAACATATCTTAAGTACGCCATATATCACCCACACGATCATAAAAACTGAATTTACATTGACGGAACAAAAATCGTGAAGCCTTAAAACCTCGAGTTCGTCAAGATGTTCACTTGACACAGAAAAAGTGATTAAGGAGCAGTTACCAGCTAGTTAACATTTAAGTGCCGAGGGTTGAGCTGCGGATAGTATGTCATTCCATCAACAGTACAGCCTCCATCGCCATCAACATCGACATCGCGGTGTGCATGAAGAGGCCAATCGGGCAGGCCATCACCTCATCTCAGCAGACTAAAAGAAGCTAACAATCGACGGTATCGCAGTCATTAAGTTTGCAGCATATGAGAGTTGTTAACCATTTGGCAGACGAAATGGGTTTTAGGATTTAATGGGGTGGGTGCCCTTGTCCTAGAAGTTGAAGACAAACTAAATACAGGAATGGGACGAAATGAGTGGAGTCTAAGACTGTTCTGAGCATCCAATAAAGAAATTGGGAAGGACTTTGAATCTCCTAAGTATCTTCATAGTGATCCGAGAATATCTTCTATCTATATCAGATAGATCCCTTGTCTCTGATTCGGAGTTTCTGATTATACCCCGCGCTGCCGACATTTTTCCAATCAGCATAAATAATCCCCAATGAAACCTGCTTCCATGGACTCTCGGCAAGCCCACAAATTTTCCTATGAACGGTTAATACCTGGTGGCAAAATCGATTGCATAACACACTCAGTAATTTGCTTTACGGGCTTGGAGCATTCCATAAAACGAGACACCTTTTCCCTAACCAAAACCGTTCGGAATTGTTTATGTTGCATGTGAATGTTGCTAACGACCGGTGCGCGAACATTGCAGGCAATCTATAATCTTCCTAATCTTTAAATGGCTTTAATGGCATAAATGCATTTTATTAGAGGCAAATCAAATAAGTTGGTTTATTGGTTTTGCAATAGAGCAAAGCAGGTTATTGCTCGCGGTTGGATGGTGCGTCGAGAAGCGGAATGTAAGGTGCTCCACCGAAGGGTATCGCGGAGTAGCTGGAAGCATTGTTTGCTGTGATTTTGGCCTGAAGGAAGGTTAAAGGATAAGTGATTCATTGCGGTTAACAAATGATAGTTTGTGTTCGTCTATTGCATTGCAATTCCATTTATTGAACAGATACCCAATAATGCGCAATCAGGAGGAAATTTTCGGCTTCGAGACTACCGCGGAGAGCGGTCCTCAGATAAAAGGCTGATTCCAGAGTACCTGAAACCATGGATAATTTGTCGTTTGTAAGACTGATTGTGGAAgaaaaaatgaacacaaaaacaaagtaaaaatTTTTGTGGTTAACAATATCTACTGAAGTAGATTGATGATTGCAAGAAAGTTTGGCTTTGAGGGATTACCCCTGAACCGTAGTATTTCATAGCGAAAAGCGCGACTAATTCATTTGGTTTGTTCCTCTCAGGTAGGAATTTCCGGTAAGACATATAGAAAGACAGAAACATAGATTATAGACGGTGGGTAAAATAAAAAGCGATTTGATAGGCTTTGAAGATTGCATCTAGATTTTTAGCAAGTGGAGAcactttgtttgaaataaaatgTGAGAATTCTGACTGGGTTGATGATCAATGATAGATGAGCGGGTCGGAGTCAACTAAGAAGGCATGACTATCCCTTAGCCTGAAGAAATGGCAAAATGAAGTGTGCTGTGCTAATCAGGTTCGCGAGGGTGGGGggacggttctgagtgttggccgactataaaagataatgagcggcgtcttgcggtaatggaggcgaggatattcgtgatcgatatggagttgcaccgatcgtagaaagaCTAAGAGAGAAGCGTAttcacgagaattcacttgcgaagattggtctgaacatcgaagtcaattgtaaacgaccaaaaggccggccgaaacaacagcgGCTTGATATACTGGATGGtgttttaaaagcctcgagattgcacccagatcagtatttgatagggccaaatggcgaaaccgaccacgacgagccgaccccgcttgtgaacgggacaaaggctgaagtaaaagaagaagaaatatcaGACATTGATAAAGTCGAGATCTGAGTGCCGCGATCGGGAAGAAAAATACACGATACCCTACCCCATATTTTCAGTAGGCGCGACTTTTGGGGTTCTCACTCTTGTTTAtcatttgtaaggttttgtgcgcTTTTAACTTCGGAGTATAGGTGACCATGTTCCCCAATCAAACATCCGAGCAGGAGACCACCCACCGTGAACATAATGACACTCTTAGAAAGCCTCTCCTGATTGCATTCAATTGTTCATAAAAAGTTTCCTTCCCTTCCAAATATATGATCTGTTCGCCAATCCTCATTTTTGTCGATGTTTCCTTCCTTCGTTTGATGATTAGAACTAagtcggttttatgctctgcgagtgCGAGATCAGTGTCTCCAAGTCAAGATCTGATTCCCCCAATAGCCTCACTTGCGAGGTTCTTCATATAATTAACAACTTGTGGCACGATAATCGCTCCGATATGTAAAGAACTGTTAGGTCAACACTCCTTCTATCAACagaagaggaccgaggactgatccctgTTTAACCTCACAAGTTGTCCGATACGCTGCATCGTTCGTATCGTAGCTCAGCAACCTTTCCAGGAGCAACTCTTATTATACGCATCAGATATTTGGGAGTCCATAATTTAGCAAGCTctaattagtttagtttagtgaagGGAGCGGCAGTTCCAAGCACCCAGGTGtttgttagacccattgtaccCCCTATTCAATAGATTCCCGCCTGCGGCATTTGTGAATCTGGGAGCCTTCTGAAGAGGTAGAGAATGCGGAGATTCCTACCGTGATGTCTGCGTCTGGCCTGGAGGACCGTCTTTTTCCCATTGGCAAGCTAGTCTGCCAGCTTCCTCACTACTAGCAATGTTTTAGTACTCTAAGatccacatcaacaacgtttCGTTTATTTGGCCAAGATTCAGCAGCAACTGGTGGCAGCTCCTAAATGCGAATGGAGCAACCTCGCTATTTTTGTCGCAAtcattcttctgctgtcaacgaccgttttccatgactgacccgtcggcaAAAATTATTAGGTCAGTAATTCCAAAAGATTTGTGGCCATTTATcaaccattcttctttttcggtCATTCCGACAGAGTTCGTCTTCCAAAAGATGAATCTAGAAACCATATGATTGACCGGCACCAGAGCCACTGGatctttgtcaaggaatttccagatggacgcctGTCCGTATGATTGGCCGAATTTCCACGCGAAAATAGTGGCTAGTCAATTGTCGGCTGCTTTACATTTTACGTCCAAATGATTGGGGATAGATTaaggatagcttcgagtgccgcggACGAcgcagtactcattgctccggtTATCTTAGACAACCGAGCTTCTGAATCTGCGCCAGCGGCTTCTTACTGTTGGCAAGATTCAGTCTCGGGCACCggatgcatgcatatatcaaaatggactttattatggatgtacatatccaatgaatccgttgtggtgaaagtccccaggtcttacctatcgcagttctACAGCTCGAGAGCCATCAGCAGGATTTCttgtattgttcctggatgtgGGGCAtccacgttagcttggagtcAAGATGTACTCCTAGTACTCCAGTTGGATTTCAAGCCTTGctaatgatttttttctgtgcctctttataacaGTTCGAGCTAGTGTCTGAATAAGCTTACAGAGAATGGTTGAGAAAAGAAGAgactctgtctgcctgtccgtctgtctgtctctccgtctctCTATCTCTCCGTCTCTCCATCTATCATATTTGTCATACTCGActtactcggaaacgactaaaCCAACTGTCAtgtaatttggtgagaaggtgtcaTCTGTGAATCagtttacatatagcaagtagcgtcattttgtgttgattttagggggaggcttcccatacatgcgaaaggagagtgcacaattttttttcgccgaatatggtcatgaaagggctcagttggtacttttggaaattgaaaatatttttgatacagggtgaaacatagaggaatgagggctcaaaatgtgtaactaaaaaaaagtaacaggtctctttctcagaaacgatcaaaccaaaaattctgaaaaaaatcatagtggtgaAGTGTCATCACAGTGATTCATgcgtacgaaatctaggccttaaaatacattccgttgcgatatttgtttaaataaagttaacaatagcatataaccatatttttgaaatttaccccTAGAGTTTAAGCTAGAAGTGTACGtaaccagcactgaagaaggacatatGTTATGTCCAAAACACGTATCtgcaattattatattattatatattactttTATAAAACTAATCCACCACAAATCGCATCCTTAAACCACCTCCCGCACTCCATAGGCCGTAGGTGCGGCCTTGTCAGGTATCTACTATTCCTTAGCAGTCTCAAGCTATAATCATGGTCTTCGCTTCGTGAGTTATTAAGGAGTCATGTCTAAACCTAACAGGCGGTTGAAGCTAGGATAGCAagatatttttgagattttcatCTTCGTCCATAGAAATAGTATGCAAGGACTTGGATTTCCAAAAAAGAGGCGAAGGTTGGACCTGCATTTCTTGCACAAACCTTTgcctattataatatttaataatagtttttactacaatttttagtaattcactggaaaacctcccttaaattcatcctagtaccacgaagcACTTTAGgctataatgaagaacataatcttatcaagtttggtggaaatcgcactacaaagttataatacgtcaaagttgttgcttctttgaaagttgaagactatgaatgtcaatgtcacccgaaagtggatactttcacataatatatgggtatattacgtgctacatactacataaatacacaaaacctttcgtacctgaagcgtccagcttccgatttcccgacttgtttcatcatTTATATTGCGTGTcccaaaatgaaatctgctcgaaatccAGTTTGGAATTAGCAATGGGGAGGGTAATGTAAATTTACTGAGCACTATATTTTACTTGCCATCCTTCCCGAACCTCTGTTTTCTGTTTCAATGGCCGAACCGGGCTCCAATCAAAGTAATCGAAATTTTTTTGATGCCATATATTCCAACTTCTGTGAAGTGACGACGAAAGGTTGTAGTACGAaaagtaatatatatatatatatggtcgaAATCGGACTCATAATATGCTTGTATgccctgaagaagagccactgtATACAGATTGGATGCAGTAAAGGCTCCTGACCAGCGCCTTCGAAATGCGTTATTTTGGAGAAGATTATTTGACGTTACGAGTGCTATATTGGCATTGGTCCCTGGTCCCTGAACAGAAGTGAGACTGTATCTGAAAAGTTGCCTTTGACTTCGGCTACCCGCCTGGGTTTTGAGGGTGTCGTCTTACCAGAATTGTTTTCAGAAATtcggtttcttcttcttcatcttcCTGTGAAGTTTATTTCAAGGACGCGCGCATATTAGGCAGTTGTAAAGGTCTCCTTgctagacttgttagcactgaggaaaggaacaagtggttcccgtaatatcggtatttgcagaaacaaatatatatactgcagcgaaaaagaaaaaatattttttttattatttcaaaccgcTTATTTTTATGTCAAAAAGTTATGCATGTTCGTACCTTGAGGAAAATCACCAGCTTTAATGCTAGGCGACGTAAAAACTGAAGGTAGAATTAGCATTAGCATCTACTATAGAAGGAGTATCCTTACAAGGGTGTGGCAAAAGTAAGAGTGAAGCATGCTTTGTTTGTTACGGAAAGGTTCATTGAACTTGAAGGCTACCTGTTGAAAACTAAACCTCTGTATTATACAATATTTCATTGATAAGGAAGGATTTGTAGAGAAATGCGTAAAGGAATATCTATCGTGGAAAGGTCTGAATCCCGAAATGCTATGAGTTTCATTTTAAGAAAATGTAGAAACAGTCAGTTACCGCGGTAAAAGGTACGAAATATGTACTTCTGGAGCAAGTGTTTCCTCATGTTATTCATCAACGACCAAATTTCGAACCACCCCacaattagcggtttcgacgccatgtAGTCCATTATGGGAGCCCGATCCAATCACTAAATCAGACAATCCTCGCCGGTTATCCGGACCTTCAGTTTCTACTTCTTCTTATTcgctggatttgcattttatatctatctgcctgtctggtGGTAGCTTCCTTAGTGACCTATTTGCCTATCTAGTGATAGCTCCTTCAGTGAGTAACCCGTAAGACTAAAAGGTTTCTGTTCCTTCCTCACCTACTCTGAGACGTTGTGGTGGCCTGCAGCTGTTCagattgaagctatccatctctCCTGCTTTCATAACTGGACTTGGGATTACAATCGAGTTTTTTTGTGGTTTTATCTTAATTTCCATTTTGTGGGCAATGCAAATACTAAAGTTCACGTTTAAAGCAGAAAGGAATAAAAATTTATGTCAAAAAGTTTTTGGTGATGAAAGCAATGTGTTGACAAATAATGActaaatttttaatgaatgtAAGTGCTCCGTTAATAGGAAAATCGGCATCTGATTTCTTCCctttttcgaagaattttctTTGATGTGGAATAAACTGGCCCAGTTTGTTCAATCTGCATAATACGCATTAGCGTTATGCTCTTCAGATGGTTTCGGAATCTTCATTATTATCACTACTTCTAAAGACAGCGCTAAAACCAGCTCCTTCCGATCATATCGCTTATGTAGAGCATATTTTCGTACAGCGTGTCGTGAAATGAAGCCATGTTCATCCTGGGGCCTCTCATGCTTTCCTTTCACTACCACTCGCTTGGACGGAATAACTAGATATCTGTCCAATCCGTCTTTTCCAATTGTCGCTGCTTGAAGATCACAACCTGCAGTTTGTCTTGCAGCTCCCGGTGGAAATCGTGTGACAGTCATCGATCCGCGAATCTTTCGAGAAGTGATCCCTAGACTTAAAAGATCCCTGTGATGCGAGTTGAAACCAAAGGAGTTTCGACAAGGAACTAGGCGCATGGGGCTTTCCCAGCTCGGCTACCACAAGCCGAAGTGGACGTCTTACATGTTCTCTTCCTGGCTTCGCTAGCTTCCGGAGACCCCCTGGAGTGTGCCTCCGACATCGAGGTTGAAAAGGTGTGGGCCTCGCTCAAAGATTTGAAGTCCTTCGTGAAGTGGTCACAGTGAGATGCCGACCCCAATTAGGACGTCAAGATCTCAGGACACATCGATCAGGTTTTCCGTGTGGTTGGCTGATGGATGCGGCTTCAACTTGCAGCAAGTTCCTTTTATCGGCTTTTCGAAGGCGAAGTAAGACGAGTGGAAGAATTTTTAACTAAGAAGATTCATCTTTCAAGCactccattggactgcgggaaGTATGCGGTTGTCCGGCGGCATTTGAAGCGGAAGAATTTGCCTAGCTCTGAGAAAAGGAAGGACTCAAACTGCCTTCTCTGGTGAGCGATTATAATCGCCGGTACACAAAAGCGTGGGATCTACTCTCGATAGAGGGTTTGGGCATAAGTTTGTGCAGAAATATATTTCGTTCTTTGTATTTTGACAAGTGATAAATACCAGATAGTTCTAAGTTATCAAACTGATACTCTCTCACATTTCTGTGATGGTTGATTCAAAACAATGCACAAACGCATCATATTCTTCAGATTagacagattaaaacaatgaatATCGGTCGCTTTTATGCATGCATGAAACCAAATAATGACTATTTTGCTTATAATGACTATATCATAGTCGCTCTGCAAAGATATACAACAATTATTCCTCACTAATCTGTATTTTGTGCATTTCACTTTTCTCTAATCTAATAACAACTCATCAAACTAGACACGCATTTATGCAACAACACTTTTCACATCTCATtaaatctttattattttcgctGCCTATTTTGCGTAAAAGCCTACCATTTACCGTTCACGAAAgagtgaattaaattaaattacacacaaaattcatcatcatttaCACGGATTCATATGTAAATCTTTTTTTTGGTACAAAAGTAGATTTGCACTATGGTGAGTTACTATGTAGATGGCTTGCTTAGACAATGGCGGATGATATAAACCTTTTGAGCGTAGGCATTTAGGGAACAATATTAGTTGCATAGATGGCTGTGCGCGTGTTGGTTATGTATGCTCAGAAATACATGCCCCAAACTTCTTATGGTTGATGCACGAAAATCTTAAGAAATAAGTAAAAGTGTAATCTACTGCGGTAGGTTCAGTTTGCGCATGGACTAACGAATAATAGCTTTTTCTTCTATCAGACAATTAATAATTGCCTCGGACCGGTGAGCATGTTTAATGAGACGATCTGGGACGTGAAGAATTGCATCTGAAAGTTGGTGTAGGTCTATCCACCACCACGGACAATATGTACAATCCCGTATCTGCCGCCGTATGTAAATCAAGCTGTACAGATACACAGATACATTCAATGCGGCTAAATCATACACTAA is a window encoding:
- the LOC119646956 gene encoding heat shock protein 23-like; this encodes MTVTRFPPGAARQTAGCDLQAATIGKDGLDRYLVIPSKRVVVKGKHERPQDEHGFISRHAVRKYALHKRYDRKELVLALSLEVVIIMKIPKPSEEHNANAYYAD